tgcaggcTGGTGAGGCTGGCGGCGCGCGCCTTCTACGACGACATCTCGATGAAGGGCGACAACCAGCCCAAGACCTCCCGCGGGGACAACCGGGGGATGGCTGTCGTCGTCCTCGACGCGCTCACCAGGTGATTGGGTCTGCTTCCTGAAGATTCTGTGGGGGGAGAATTTCTGTGTTCGCGAATTCGTATACCTAGGTCTGGGTTGAAGGCGGGGGTTTTCCTCTGTTGGTAGGATCGTGAGGGGCGAGTGGAGTTAGTAGAACACAGTTCATTTGGGTCCATCCGGAAATGAATTGATAAATTGGATACTTCTAATGAGCACACTTAGATGatattgttgctgctgcttagGGACATCTCGATGGGTGATGTTATCCTCGATGGATGAAAATGGTGGAGGTGTTTGCATGAACCAGAATTCCCCCAATTGGACTGTTGTAGTTAAATTTAACAGTGATGTGCCACAGCAATTTTATTTGAGTTTTGACTCTTTCTTCCTTTGACtggttttatatgttttttttaaaaaattggagGTTAAAGATGATAACAATTGTTAAGGAATTCTGTACTCAGGAACTGCAAATTTACTAATGGATCAAGGATAAAATCCTAGATGTCCTCTTTTCTTGGTTGTTAAGACATGTAGATTGGAGCCAACGAATGAAATGTCTAAATCCTTATAAAACATTCTTTCTTAAGAAGTTTTTATCCACAAGTCTCTGGACCTCAGCACTTCAGCTACATCATGTTTGATGGattgttaattttatttattagtcCTCATGTTTTCCATCCACTTATTTGTGCCTTCTTTTCCATACACATTGATACTATCAACTGATGCCTTTTATGCAAATTACATTGTCTTGGTATAAAATGGTTTTTGGCTCTGAAGTTATGCAAAAGCTAATATTTTTCCACCACCAGACGCCAATGGGTTCGAGAGGAGGATTTGGCTAAGGCATTGAAACTCCACTCAAAGCAATTGCGCCGTATCCTCCGATTCTTTGAAGAAGAGAAACTAGTGACACGAGATCACCGGAAGGAGGTTAGTTTTTTATTGCGGCTATTATTATTGAAGTTCCACTATATCTCCATTGTCTTTTTCGTTTTATAGGGATGGACATGTTTTAACTGACATCTCCTGCGACccaatgaaaaatatttttgttgtggttcattttccttttctaattttaatttttttactttgttgCTGCAGTCAGCAAAAGGAGCAAAAATATACagtgcagcagctgcagctgctggtgATGGTCAATCAATTAccaaggagggagaagagaaagtaAAGATGCATACCCACTCGTACTGTTGCTTGGACTATGCACAGGTAGTTATCCACTGGTTTTATCTAGATGTTTTTCATGATAAATACCATTCAGATTGAAGGCATTCCCTCCACAATATAGGGCCAGTAAATTGTTCTTTCCCTTTTCTAGAATGTTTTAATAAGGACGAGTTTAGTGTAGATGCCAGGGAGTGGGATACTGTTATTTCAGGATACCCATGCAAAGTGTTGAAAAGTTAGTGTGGTTTAGCATATTTTACCTATGGGGGTTGAATACTGTTTAATGTTCAATCACTTATTCCGAGTCAAGGTGTGTGAACATTGTGGATAATAAATTTTCTTTAGATTTTTTACATTTAGATATTGCTTGCATGTACTAGAAAATCAGTGTTTCATCATCAGGGTTCATATGCAAATACAGTTTCTTCGTGTGTAATCTGGCTGTAGTAACTCCTATAAATGTCATTCTCTCATAATCATAGATTCATTTATTCGAATTTTTGGTGTAGTTGCTACAATTTGAATCCACGCCATTAGGAACCTAATAAGTtgcataatactccctctgttccatctTGTAAGGTGTTTTAGTTTTCTCCTAAGTCAAACTTCTCTAACTAacatttataataccaaataaACACTATCAAGGCATATTTTATGGTGGATGTAGTGAAACTAATATGATGTTGTAGATGGTAGTgcgtttttctataaacttggtcaaagctagagaagtttgacttaggacaaaacGGCAATATGGAATAGACAATGGAGTACTCTAAGAAACAGTACAATTGTAGATAACCAAGGCCTACTTGGTTCATGTGGTGATTATATTCATTTCTACTTGTTTCTAGAGACACAAAACCAAACATAAGAAACATGTGCTaacaaaaactatttttgtGGATTGTTTAGATCAATTGTGCATCATAAATTTCGGTTGAATGGCAATTTATGAACTAGTTTGTATAAACAATATAACATAACATACAAGTTAACCTTGTCATACATATCCATTAAATTGACTTTACCACACTTTTGTGCATGCTGCTAATGGCATTTACAATATTACTACGTTTGTAGTTTTTGTTTACTTCTATGTTGCAAGTATTTGAGTTATTTTATTGTTTGAAGTAATGAAGGTCTTTGATCTGTTGAGGACTACAACTACAAAAGCTAATCATTCTCATTCATCTTTCATCTTATTCTGTCATCATATTTGAATCGTGTTTGAtaagatgcattttttttgaaacacagATCTGTGATGTTGTAAGGTATCGGATACATCgcatgaagaaaaagttgaaagatGAATTGGACAGCAGAAATACAATCCAACACTATATATGCCCTAACTGTAAGAAAAGGTACTAGGTACAATTATAGTTCTTTTGATGCTAGGCACAAAATCAAGTTACTTAACCTTGTCTTACAATATGCAGGTATTCAGCCTTCGATGCATTACAGCTTATAAGCTACACCGATGAGTACTTCCATTGCGAAAATTGCAATGGTGAGCTAGTTGCAGAGAGTGACAAGCTTGCTTCTGAGGAAATGGGAGATGGTGATGATAATGCAAGAAAACGCCGGCGTGAGAAACTAAAGGATATGCAGCAAAGGATCgatgtaattatatttttattttacaatgCTAAGAACATTTTCTTGTGAGCATTCAATTTTAAGCACTTTTAatgcaacttatatatataatggttCAACTAGTGCAGAATAAGACAAAATGTTTTTGATTTACAATCTGCAATCATACTGTTGGTTAGGCCATGAttccatgcttttttttttggcacaacAGGAAATATAGTAAGTTATCTGCTTGTGGTCTTTCTGGATGCTGTTGAAAttattctttttgtttcttcattACGAGTTTTTGCTTGGAGAAAATTACTTGCATGCATTAGTATGCTAGATGCTCATCAGACATGAATAGGTGACCATGTTAGTAACACTTATATGTACATCCCATTATGGGACAGTTTACATCGTGAGTTCTACTTCAGAGTTGTTAATGCTTTGCTATAAACTACAGAAATTAAATATACATTAGTTTCAACTTTAACAGATACCATGATATATTTCACAGTACCATCTAAACACTGTTGCTTCACTGGTTTGCTTATACAACTTATGATTGTAGATGTGTCTACAATCTGCTTAAAGTTCAATATAAAAATCTCTTGCTGTTTCAGTCTATTCAACAAATACTTTAATGCGGTAGACAACCAGTTCTTTTGGATGAGAAATTTAGTATTGTGATCTTTTGGATTAAAACGATGTGCCCTTTTTTTAGTGAAgagtcttttcttttttgctgatAATGAGTAGTAGTCTGTCAATATTTTTGTACTAATTTGGAAATTTATGTTTGTTAGTCTTGATCTACTGGAGTTTggtgttatttattttttttacaactttgttATATTTGGTTCAGGAACAATTGAAGCCATTGCAAGCACAACTTAATAGGGTGAAGGATCTTCCTGCTCCTGAGTTTGGGAGCCTACAATCATGGGAAAGAGCTAAcattggtgcttttggaactgcTGACCCTAGTGCTGCTGACTCGTCTAGGAACCCACAAGGGCAGTATGGTACACCAATGCCATACCTCGGAGAGACAAAGGTaagattatttttataatagtagttTTTAGtattgtttgattttttattagtatGCAATCAACAATGGTGCGTCTTGAAGCTTCCTGAGATTGTAGGTGGGTCCAACATGTCAGGTGATGGTGGATCTAACGGGCAAGACTaagggaacatatcctatgcacacaagttTCCCGTGCACACATATCTacaaagtctcatattcaaattcattatattttagccataacaaaaaaagtgaaaaatctgacagttttaagggtaAAAATCTGTCAGAATTGTCTTTTTtattacggctaaaatataatgaatttgaagataaaatttcacatgtaggtgtaatactattCGAAATATGTGTACAATTTTTTGTAGAATTTTtcgtgacatttgctagttCGTGTGCACTGAGTGTGCACGGAGTGTGCACGAGaagcttgtgtgcataggatatgttccccaagactaaaacctgtagttttgtgataacggAAACACGAAATCTGTATTTTGTGAGACAAGTTcgtaaatctgtaattttgtgatagattgtgcgaagtacctgtagtttagtgaaatttactaaaaagAACTCTGAATCAAATCTAACATAGTTTCTTCTCGAATTTTAGCAAGGATTGTTGTTTTCTTTAAGAAAAGTATTACTGATCTTCTGTAAAATAATGCGATGTGTTTATTTGTTAATCCTTACTAATGCATGTGTGTTTAATATGTGCTTACACATGAACGTCTCCTGTCTTGTATAGATGATACTCGGTACATTTTCATACATTTTCAATCATGCCTTGATCTAATCATGCTTtttacttatttttcttttcaggttGAAGTTGCATTGTCTGGCACCGGTGTAAAAGATGAAGGTGCTGAATCAGGTACAAATGGTAATGGGCTGAAAGTCTTGCCTCCATGGATGATCAAACAAGGTATGAATCTTACAAAAGAACAAAGAGGAGAGACCAGTAACTCATCAAATCTAGATGAAAAATCAGAAGTTAAGGATGAGAAAAAACAGGACTCAAAAGAAGATGAGAAGAGTATACAGGTCAGTTTGGGAATGAACATAAAATCTGATTTTACTTTTAAGATTTATTTTCTGTTCAGAGATACTTATGTTATTCTTTTATTGTGTAGGATGAATACATAAAGGCTTATTATGAGGCCTTAAGGAAAAGACAGGACGAAGAAGAAGCGAAAAGGAAGATACAGCAGGAAGGGGATACATTTGCTTCTGCGTCTCATTCTGAACGGCAGGTGGGCATGAAATCCAAACGagaggatgatgatgagggTGTTGAATGGGAAGAAGAGCAACCTGCAGGTAAATTTATGATTGTAATAACAGTAAATTGATCTTTTAGGCAATGTATCATATGCACACAGTCATCTTGGTGTACTCATGCACTCAATCCAGACCCTCTAATCTCTATCCAAAGGATAAGAATGAAGAGTGGTACTTTTTCACAAAACTGCCCACACCACCCTAGTAAGTTTGCATATAACCCCTAGTTTTATTCTCTCCTCTTCCGTCTATGTCCAGGTTCAGGCTTCTCCTTTCTATCTTTCTTTCTTCCCAAATCTGTCTTTGAAACGGTGAAACCTCCTCCTTCCACTTCGCCCCTCTTAGTGCGGCACCGACGGCATCTCAAATACAGCCCACACTCTTTGATCCTTCTGTTTCCCTTTGTCCATGTTCTTCTCTTTCTCGTCCTAACATTAAGTTAATCCTAATCCTACAAATTAATTTCTATCTCTCTCACAGCAGTGGAATCAGTCGCGACATTGCCATTGCCTCTTAGTttgtagctagctatatatgGCACATACGAGAGAGGCCGATCAGATGACGGATGTTCGTTGATGCCACGGTGCCATTCTTCGACTAATACTTATAGTCTTCCATATAGCAAAAAGCAAGCCCGTGATTAGCAGCATTGTCTCCCTTTCTTTCGGGTTTGAGAGGTGATTGAAGCATCTTTCCTATTAATTGAATGCAACAGCTTTAGTTTGGCTTGGTCAAGCGTGTACTTGCTTAGAGGATTTGAATCGTTGTGGAAGCCACACGAAGCGGGAGGAGACAACGCAGATAGATCTGGGAAGAAGCTTTGGACCTGGAcatgaaaagagagaaaagaacaaagggGTTATGTGCAAACTTACCAGAGTGGAGCGTGCGGTTTTGTGAAAAAACACCACTTTTCGTTCTTATCCTTAGGATTGAAATTGAAGGGTCCAGATTGAGTGAGTGCGTGAGTTTACTAGGATGACTGTGCACATAGGATACGTTGCCTTGGATCTTAATTCTATGTTTATCAAAGCTGCAACATTGAACTGACTTAATATTTCTGACTATTCACTTATTCGCTGATATAATAGATTAATAGCCATATCATGACTCATCTTAGTAAGACTGCCATAATTTCTTGCAATGTTGATGTGTTAACACAattttatatatgcatgtgttggGTGGGTGGGTTTGGGGCATCCTATCCATATGGCCTTTCATCTTGGCATATGCTTTTGGAATATTTCGATGGAAGTTCATACGCTACATATTTCTTATCCTTGATGTGTCTGCTTTTGATTATATGCTTTAGACATTTGAAGATGTCCTTTTATCAAGTATTATGTCTAATTTTTTGAACTAATGCAGGGAATACAGCTGAGACATACAAACTGGCAGATTTGAATGTTGAAGCCCAAGAATctggtgatgaagaagatgaaatTGACTGGGAAGAGGGTTAAAAGGCAGTCACAAATTTGTTAAAGTAGTTCAATTTCATTCCAGGAATTGGATGATGAGCAATATCACCAACTGGACAAGAAGCCAAGAAAAAGGCATGAAAAGCATTGCCACCAAAGAATTAGTTTGTATGGTTTGTTTGACCAAGGGAGCTTTTCGGAAGTGAAGCGTTTTCCTTTTAATAGCGAAAACATTTCCCAACCCCAGGCGGCATTTTCTCCCCAAGATCCTTAAAAAGCTACCATACTGTAAAGTATTATGCTATTGACATCTTCAAGGGCCATGTGGGTGGAATTTATTGTCGCAAAATCAGCTCTGTTTTCAGtgaatgatcttttttttttttttttatgttgtgaGACTGTACGCTATGGCCATAAACATGCCATTTTTCAGATGTTCTTGCCATGACCTGTATATTATGATGGCTATGCGCTAGATTAAATTTCTGAGATTAATGAATTGATTTACTCCAAGATTAATAATATCAATGGTAGTTTGCCTACTTGTCAGCATGCAGGTAACTCGATGAACGAATGGATGTAGCTAGTATGCTGCACCGAAATCTCGTGCCCAAACTGACGTTTGTTTTGTAGGATTGACACGAGAGCAGTCAGTAATTAAGCACGTAAACGCTAAAACGCATTAATAATATTCATCCGTTCCGTTCAGTTGTTAGCTGTTATCGATCAGCTCTCTTTTACCTACTTAAGCTAGTTTAATTACTGTAGTTAATAACACCCAGGTACTTGAcaccatacatatatacattggATCAACACACCACACGATCGAGCAcaccaacggcggcggcagaacaccaccaccgccggcggccaTGATCTCCGGTAGCATcgacgtcctcgccgtcgccttcgccgtGGCAGCGGTGATCGTCGTCCCGGtgcccgtggcggcggcggcagcggcggcgccggcaagacTGGACACGTACCTGGTGCGGATGGTGAACCGGATGGAGAGGAAGATGGAGTTCGACTGCGACGAGTGGCCCGACGATTTTGAGCTGAGGGCGAATGGCGGCGACATGAACGTCACCTACGAGACCGCCGACCGCCCCGGCTACGACTACCTCACCCCCAGGGTCTCCTGCATATGGTCGTAAGTAGATGCTCTCCATCTgtcataaaataaaataatgtagTTAGATTATTGACAGAAATAATGTAGTTAGATTATTTAAATTCGTAGTAGTATAATGTGTAActagatttgtttatttattttaaaatggagataATATTAGATATAGACACGGCTACTCCAACTTACATTAATTACTTGATCGATCATTACAATAAAATCTTTTGAGGGACGATCCGTGGTTCTTCGAAAGTAATTGATGTTGGTAGAGTGCTATATTATTTTATATCTCTTCATGGTTTTCGGGATGTCACTTAGTTTGGCCAAAAGTTTTATTTATGTTATGAAAGTTGTATTTTTAACTTAAAATCCAAATTACGGTTTCTAACTATAACTCCAAATCTATTTCAGATTCAAATCTCTACCAAACAATCTTATTTAAGAttttgtttggcacaactctagATCTTAAATTCACACTGAATTTAGACCTTATAAGttaaattaaattgatttaaattttatattccTTCTGaagtaaaaacaaaatgatTCATTCAAATATTATCAATATACTCATATATTCAAATCGGTGAATTTACGAAgctaaaaatattactatatttatctacaaaATTAATCAAACCTTATTTCTATATTTATGGACAAACTTAGTCGAACCAAGAATAGTTGGATCTAAaacgacggagggagtatcatgtgACTCGCAGATACGAGGGGAACTACATGAGCAGCGTGATAATCTGGGACGAGGAGAAATGGCCGGAGAAGAAGGCGTGCCTGGTGGGGGGCGGCAGGAGATGCGAGCTGGTGTTCGAGAACAAGGAGGAGGTGCTGGTGGTGACGacgtcttcgccggcggcgccggggacggGGTCGTCGAGGAGGGTGCTGGGCGACCTGGCCGTGAAGGACTGCAGCACGCACTGGTACGGCCACCTCCTTCCCTGGGGCGCCGGCTGCACCTACCCCAGCCACGACCACGCCTACGCCGGCGCCGTCCACAGCAcctggaccgccgccgccatggccagcaCGATCGGCCACTGATCGAtcgcggcaaaaaaaaaaaaaaatgttgcaagAAGATGATCGATCACCAGGAGGAAATATATGCagagctggtttggtttgaggcctaaattacgcttccaatatttggtaatttcaatagtctttagtgtctatttgatttgaagccaaattttggcatgcctaagaaaataggccatttcatagtgaacttagactattttggcttcaatcctaACCCAATTTtatcttaccaaaattagtcatgttaaaacttgccaaattttggtattgacaaaatttgataaggccTATTTAGACCACAGACCAAACCAGCCCGTAAATCTCTCTAGCTATCTCTCACGCAGATCACGAAATTTCACGGAACCCCCGATCGATAGTAGTAGGTATAATAATGGATCAAGTTGTTGTGTAAAACATAGGGGATTTTAATTTGGTACGTGACGTATGACGATCTCTATTATACTATGGCTTTAGAATTTCACAAGTTTCGTCCCTGCCTGCAGAAAGAACAAGTATCTAGTGTGTTGGTTTTTCCTTGCTTTCTCTGGCACGttctgataaaaaaaacatcatatcagAACAAGGAGGATAGGCAAGTAAAAGGTTTTTTGGGAATTTATGGTTTACTTTGATCAGGTTCATTACTCCACCCCGAGATCATCATAGTAGTCGCCGGcgccactgccaccaccaccactagtcCGCCAAGGTTTACAAAACAATACAGTTATCATGGTTATCACGTGCGGTAACATTCTCAGTTTTTAACACCACAGTAAACCTCGTAGTAACCGTCTTACCGTGGATCGGTAACCGCACCCAAAAACGGGTGAACCCTAGCTGCCGCCTACTCGCTCCCGTCCCCTCCACCTCAGCCACCGGAGAAGATGgggcgcggggggagggggggggggagagatgAGGATAGGGAGTGGGAGTGGAGTGATGTGAGGTGGAgcaaaggagaggagaagagaagttAGAATCTACAAAGTGCCAACATTGTTCAGGAGGCTAAAGTGCTACTGTCTGGAGAGCGAGAAGTTAGAATCAACAGTCTCCCGTTGTCAAAATTGTGTAAGCCATTTCTTGACAAATAAGTCTAGAGTTGATTCAGTTTATGGTTTTTGGATGGGTGAGAGTTGTAATTTTATCTCGTAACTTGTTTGCGAGGACGCTATTTTTGAGTAATATATTTTCcccttccccgcaaaaaaaagggagaggagaagagaaaaaaaaagtgcatgtgagcggagaggaggaggacgagaaaaaggtgaagagaaagaaaagtaGTGTGCGGCCGGTGCAGGAATGCGTGGGGTCCACTTGCTCTTCACATTGCTCCATAAGTGGTTTGCTTTGCAATAATGCACGTATTATCGTAGACGGGTCTCTTAATAGATCACCTGCGAAAATAGTTTTTTCATGTGGTCCTTGAGCCATTTCCGGGGAACGATTTTTACATGCAGAAGTAGTTTTGGTCCACCTATGATTTGCAATTTGAAGGATCTTGTCCGGAAAAAGACAATTTTGTAGTTGTGTTAGTTCAATGGGATCGAGCTAACTTTGGAGCATACAATTTAGATATACAGTTGCCATTAGAGGCGATTTTTAGCGTACTAATTATGGTAGTAGCTAGGTCTCGATACAAAATTGCAAACAGCTTCCTGGCATATCCTCGGGCTCATTTTAAGTATCCGTTAAATTATCCAGTTTAATTCATAGCACTCAATATTTTACTAATAAAAACTGCGTGGAATCACTCCTATCTTGTTTTAAATGTACGATGCTAATAACATTTGGACatgacgtttgaccattcgcaTTATTCTATTTGTCCCCTATTAGTCCCTGAGTCAACATACTTAATTAGGATAGATAAAgtttgctataggacactacgacgacttcgtggttttagctcTAGAACACATCAAAAGTTAATCTTTAGGGGAAGATGCTCTCAAAATGTGATTATTTGCTGATGGACACTGTAgacattaaaatattaattttcggTTGATAGGAGAGATAAACATCgtgaaatgtaaaaaaaatgccCCTTGACCCACTTGTCATATTCTCACATTTCACTCCCTCTCACACTCCGGCCACAATACCTCCTCCGCTCACTGCCGATGACCACCAAGGCCTtccctcctcacctcctccgtctccgccaTGGTGGTGCGAGTCGGCTCCCTTATGCGCGCGGCCGCTGGCATGGCCTGCTCCCTCGCCCGACTCCCCGGCGCGTGCTAAGGGGCAAGGGCGAGGCGCTTAGTGTCGTACACATGTCGTCGGCTCCGGGGGCCTCTGCCTCCCGCCATGGCACCACAAGTGATGGAGTCAGAGGTGGTTGCACGAGCGCTCGTGTTGCTAGTGGAGGCGCACCTGGGCGGCCGCGCTGCTATTCCCCTCGACAGTCTTGCTGTTGCTGCTCATCTGCTCTGTCGCCAAGAGCCGTCGGCCCTAATAAGCTACCTTCGAGCAGAGAAGATGGAAACAAAGAACGGCGCCAacgaggtggggaggagagcgGCTCCTgctgggggagggggagggagaacGGCGTCGACCGGTGGGTGAGGGGAGGGAGTAGCCGGCTAAGGGCATCATATTGAATAAGAGAGATGGAAAGGGGTAATTTGGTCACTGCATGTCAAAAAGTGAGTTTGCTCTTGTCTAGTTAGCActaaaacataaaataaatgGGCTCGGTGTTCACTGGCAAATAATCAAGATTATAGTGTCTTTCCTCAAAAGTGACTTCGTGTGTTGTCTCATAGCTAAAATCACAAAGTCGTAATATCCTATAGCAAAGTTTACCATTATTAGTAGGCAAATTTTGATAGAGGACACTGTGACTTCGTGGTTTTTGCTCTAGGACACGTCAAAAGTCAATCTTTGGGGGAATGCACTATCAAAATGTGGTTATTTGCTGATGGTTACCGCGGAGGACTACTGGGCGGAGCATGCAATTCATAGGCCAGAGTTAGCAGCGTCGGCTGATGCACCCATGTTTCGAGTTGGTGCGTCGACGGCGTGGCAGGAGGCTTCGCCCGCGGATCTGCCACCCTTGCCTCCTCCAGGCTGCCACCTCGATGCTAGCTCCTCTGCTGCGTCGATGCTgggaagggaggaaggagaggaagagaaatgaGGGGCAATTTGGTCACTCGCGTAAATGTTTAGGCCCACTTTCGCCTCGTCGGCACAAATACACTATTTTAATCGGTGCAGTGTCCGTTGGCAAATAACCATGTTTAGAGAGTACTTTTCTCCAAAAGTGAGTTTGTGCGGTGTactacagctaaaaccacgaagtcgcGGATGTctttgtagcaaaatttgcctaggATTTATCCCCTATTAGTTAAAAAAGGGACAGATACGATCATGAAAAATATGTCGTCAGCCCATCACCAAAAACGTAATTTAATAGAGGTATGAAAGTTATCATCGAGATTtattgtactacctccatctcataatacttGTTGTTCTAGATTGTTTAGCATGTATCAAGGTTAGGAAAAAAGATTATAGTACCCCTTATTAAATAATGTATATTGCATGTTGGATGATAGTTGAGGTAGAATAGGccttttttgacaaattggtccttgtagaaaacttattttgaaactagtCCCTACCAAAAACTAGAGAGTCGGCTCAGCGCCAACAATATAGCTGAAATGATGTGGATTCGAACCTTGGTGCTAGGGTACACAAGCAAATGAACATACAATTGCACCACAAGTACATTGCTTATTAATCGCCGTGCATCAGTCTAATTAGTGTGTACAAGGAGTCAGCGCCAAATGCATTGGCGCTGAGGCCCTGCCACGTCGTGCCTCGCCCGCCACGCTG
The Oryza glaberrima chromosome 8, OglaRS2, whole genome shotgun sequence DNA segment above includes these coding regions:
- the LOC127782442 gene encoding uncharacterized protein LOC127782442 isoform X1, whose translation is MGSMEPFNRLVRLAARAFYDDISMKGDNQPKTSRGDNRGMAVVVLDALTRRQWVREEDLAKALKLHSKQLRRILRFFEEEKLVTRDHRKESAKGAKIYSAAAAAAGDGQSITKEGEEKVKMHTHSYCCLDYAQICDVVRYRIHRMKKKLKDELDSRNTIQHYICPNCKKRYSAFDALQLISYTDEYFHCENCNGELVAESDKLASEEMGDGDDNARKRRREKLKDMQQRIDEQLKPLQAQLNRVKDLPAPEFGSLQSWERANIGAFGTADPSAADSSRNPQGQYGTPMPYLGETKVEVALSGTGVKDEGAESGTNGNGLKVLPPWMIKQGMNLTKEQRGETSNSSNLDEKSEVKDEKKQDSKEDEKSIQDEYIKAYYEALRKRQDEEEAKRKIQQEGDTFASASHSERQVGMKSKREDDDEGVEWEEEQPAGNTAETYKLADLNVEAQESGDEEDEIDWEEG
- the LOC127782442 gene encoding transcription initiation factor IIE subunit alpha isoform X2 translates to MGSMEPFNRLVRLAARAFYDDISMKGDNQPKTSRGDNRGMAVVVLDALTRRQWVREEDLAKALKLHSKQLRRILRFFEEEKLVTRDHRKESAKGAKIYSAAAAAAGDGQSITKEGEEKVKMHTHSYCCLDYAQICDVVRYRIHRMKKKLKDELDSRNTIQHYICPNCKKRYSAFDALQLISYTDEYFHCENCNGELVAESDKLASEEMGDGDDNARKRRREKLKDMQQRIDEQLKPLQAQLNRVKDLPAPEFGSLQSWERANIGAFGTADPSAADSSRNPQGQYGTPMPYLGETKVGPTCQVMVDLTGKTKGTYPMHTSFPCTHIYKVSYSNSLYFSHNKKSEKSDSFKGKNLSELSFLLRLKYNEFEDKISHVGVILFEICVQFFVEFFVTFASSCALSVHGVCTRSLCA